Proteins encoded by one window of Bubalus bubalis isolate 160015118507 breed Murrah chromosome 4, NDDB_SH_1, whole genome shotgun sequence:
- the ATP23 gene encoding mitochondrial inner membrane protease ATP23 homolog isoform X4, which translates to MNRVVTHELIHAFDHCRAHVNWFTNVRHLACSEVRAANLSGDCSLLNEIFRLHFGLKQHHQTCVRDRAIRSILAVRNISKEVAQKAVDEVFESCFNDHEPFGRIPHNKTYARYAHRDFQNRDRYYSNI; encoded by the exons ATGAACAGAGTGGTCACCCACGAGCTCATTCACGCGTTCGATCATTGTCGTGCTCACGTCAATTGGTTCACCAATGTCAGACATTTGGCCTGCTCTGAG gTTCGAGCTGCTAACCTTAGTGGAGACTGCtcacttttaaatgaaatattcaggTTGCATTTTGGATTAAAACAACACCATCAG ACTTGTGTGCGAGACAGAGCCATTCGTTCTATCCTGGCTGTTAGGAACATTAGCAAAGAAGTAGCTCAGAAAGCTGTTGATGAAGTTTTTGAGTCTTGTTTCAATGACCATGAACCTTTTGGAAGGATCCCTCATAATAAGACCTATGCAAGATATGCTCATAGAGACTTTCAAAACCGTGATCGATACTACTCAAATATATGA